One genomic segment of Chelmon rostratus isolate fCheRos1 chromosome 22, fCheRos1.pri, whole genome shotgun sequence includes these proteins:
- the msrb3 gene encoding methionine-R-sulfoxide reductase B3 isoform X2, which translates to MCRPTGTSSLATSTLHFTVNVALLLLLFTGACRTKKTWPVSFPQEELRKRLTPMQYHVTQERGTESAFTGEFAHHKDEGTYTCVVCGAPLFNSNTKFDSGSGWPSFYDLMKEDSISQSDDFSYGMHRVETTCSQCGAHLGHLFDDGPRPTGKRYCINSASLAFQPKHTASSASGSAAEGGAASSSASDGKTEL; encoded by the exons ATGTGCCGACCGACCGGCACATCATCGCTGGCAACATCAACGTTGCACTTCACCGTCAACGTCGcgcttctgctgctgcttttcaccg GAGCATGTAGGACTAAGAAGACATGGCCAGTGAGCTTTCctcaggaggagctgaggaagcGCCTCACACCGATGCAGTACCATGTAACCCAGGAGAGGGGAACTGAGAG TGCCTTCACTGGAGAGTTCGCACACCATAAAGATGAGGGGACCTACACTTGTGTTGTCTGCGGGGCCCCGCTGTTCAA CTCGAACACTAAATTTGACTCAGGATCAG GTTGGCCATCCTTCTATGACCTCATGAAGGAGGActccatcagtcagtcagatgaTTTCTCCTACGGGATGCACAGAGTGGAGACTACCTGCAGCCAG tgtggaGCTCATCTGGGTCACCTGTTTGATGATGGACCAAGACCCACAGGAAAACGCTACTGCATTAACTCGGCCTCGCTGGCTTTCCAGCCCAAACACACAGCCTCCTCCGCCTCCGGCTCTGCTGCCGAGGGTGGAGCTGCCAGCAGCTCAGCGAGTGACGGGAAGACGGAGCTCTGA
- the msrb3 gene encoding methionine-R-sulfoxide reductase B3 isoform X3, with amino-acid sequence MSGFNLLHLITKSQPVALRSCSLPSGACRTKKTWPVSFPQEELRKRLTPMQYHVTQERGTESAFTGEFAHHKDEGTYTCVVCGAPLFNSNTKFDSGSGWPSFYDLMKEDSISQSDDFSYGMHRVETTCSQCGAHLGHLFDDGPRPTGKRYCINSASLAFQPKHTASSASGSAAEGGAASSSASDGKTEL; translated from the exons ATGTCGGGCTTCAATCTGCTGCATCTAATAACCAAGAGCCAGCCTGTAGCTCTGAGGTCCTGCAGTCTTCCCTCAG GAGCATGTAGGACTAAGAAGACATGGCCAGTGAGCTTTCctcaggaggagctgaggaagcGCCTCACACCGATGCAGTACCATGTAACCCAGGAGAGGGGAACTGAGAG TGCCTTCACTGGAGAGTTCGCACACCATAAAGATGAGGGGACCTACACTTGTGTTGTCTGCGGGGCCCCGCTGTTCAA CTCGAACACTAAATTTGACTCAGGATCAG GTTGGCCATCCTTCTATGACCTCATGAAGGAGGActccatcagtcagtcagatgaTTTCTCCTACGGGATGCACAGAGTGGAGACTACCTGCAGCCAG tgtggaGCTCATCTGGGTCACCTGTTTGATGATGGACCAAGACCCACAGGAAAACGCTACTGCATTAACTCGGCCTCGCTGGCTTTCCAGCCCAAACACACAGCCTCCTCCGCCTCCGGCTCTGCTGCCGAGGGTGGAGCTGCCAGCAGCTCAGCGAGTGACGGGAAGACGGAGCTCTGA
- the msrb3 gene encoding methionine-R-sulfoxide reductase B3 isoform X1, translating to MAVLLRRGLFALHHALRQCSGPVCQPALPAALLGACRTKKTWPVSFPQEELRKRLTPMQYHVTQERGTESAFTGEFAHHKDEGTYTCVVCGAPLFNSNTKFDSGSGWPSFYDLMKEDSISQSDDFSYGMHRVETTCSQCGAHLGHLFDDGPRPTGKRYCINSASLAFQPKHTASSASGSAAEGGAASSSASDGKTEL from the exons aTGGCTGTCCTCCTCAGACGTGGGCTCTTCGCCCTGCATCATGCCCTTCGGCAATGCAGCGGCCCAGTCTGCCAGCCTGCACTGCCTGCTGCTCTTCTAG GAGCATGTAGGACTAAGAAGACATGGCCAGTGAGCTTTCctcaggaggagctgaggaagcGCCTCACACCGATGCAGTACCATGTAACCCAGGAGAGGGGAACTGAGAG TGCCTTCACTGGAGAGTTCGCACACCATAAAGATGAGGGGACCTACACTTGTGTTGTCTGCGGGGCCCCGCTGTTCAA CTCGAACACTAAATTTGACTCAGGATCAG GTTGGCCATCCTTCTATGACCTCATGAAGGAGGActccatcagtcagtcagatgaTTTCTCCTACGGGATGCACAGAGTGGAGACTACCTGCAGCCAG tgtggaGCTCATCTGGGTCACCTGTTTGATGATGGACCAAGACCCACAGGAAAACGCTACTGCATTAACTCGGCCTCGCTGGCTTTCCAGCCCAAACACACAGCCTCCTCCGCCTCCGGCTCTGCTGCCGAGGGTGGAGCTGCCAGCAGCTCAGCGAGTGACGGGAAGACGGAGCTCTGA